CGTAATAACCGCGCGAATCTTTTTCGTATTCATTAATAAGTTGAAGGGCTTTGTATTTTGGTGCTCCACTTAAAGTTCCCTGTGGGAAAGTATCAGAAACAATGTCAAAAGGATTGGTATTCTCTTCCAACTCAGCAGTAACTTCACTTACCATGTGAATAACGTGAGAGAAAAGCTGAATTTCTTTTAACTTAGTTACAGTCACATTTTTTCCTTTTTTTCCTAAGTCGTTTCGGGCTAAATCTACCAACATCGTATGTTCTGCGTTTTCTTTCGGGTCTTTTTTTAAGGCTTCTGCAGATTGTAAATCGATTTCAAAATCGCCGCTTCTTTTAAAAGTTCCTGCAATAGGGTGGATGATGGCTTTGTTGTTTTTAATAATCAGTTGACTTTCAGGGCTTGAGCCAAATAGTTTATAGTTTCCGTAATCGAAAAAGAATAGATAAGGCGATGGATTGATATTTCTCAAAGCACGATACACATTAAATTCGTCGCCTTTAAATTTCTGCTCAAACCTTCTGCTCAAAACCAATTGAAACACATCCCCTCTTTTACAATGTTTTTGGGCTTTGTCTACGAGCTCCAAATATTCTTCATCAGTAAGATTTGAGGTTTCGTAACCATCTTTTTCGAATGGATAAACGAGTGCGTTTTTATTTTTAATTAAATCCTGTAACAACAGCATTTCAGATTTTACTCCGTCGATTTGATTTTCTATAAGATGCATTTCATCATTAAAATGATTGATGGCAATCACATATTGATATAGTCTGTAACGAAGAATAGGGATTTCAACTTCTTTGCTTTGAGGTTTAAAACTAATCTTTTCAAAAAGCGGAACGGCTTCAAAACTTGTGTATCCAAAAAGACTTTGGGCGGTTTCTTCTATTTTGTCATTAGTTTTTTCACAAACAAAAACTTTAGAAAAATCGTTCAGCAATTGCGTAACTTCTATGTTTTCTAACGATTTTTTCTCAGGATTTTCATTGGGGAATTTGATTTCATATTCATGAAGATTTTTTATTTCAATTCCTGCAATGGCGTTTACCGCAATGAAAGAAAAATTGTTGTCGATGTTTTTTGCATCTGAGCTTTCAAGCAAAATGGTATCGCGAAATTTATCTCTTATTTGAAGATAAATATTCATTGGAGTTTGAAGGTCTCCTAATGTTTTTTTTGAGGTGGTTTTTATATTGATTGTATTGCTAAACATTTTTATAAATTTTTAAATATGGAACAAAAAAAAGACTTTAACGCAATCGTCAAAGTCTCTGTATATTTTTCTATAGAATTCAAGCTGTAATTTAACAACACGACAATAGCATCAGACCCGACGAAGAGTTTGAGTGCCACCACCAATTTTTGTTGTTAAAAATAATCATGGGACAAATGTAGAAATTTTTTTATTATAAAAACAAAAAATTCAAAAAAAGAAAATTTATTTTTCCAGAAGTTGTAATTCTTGTTTCAGCTCGGTGATTTTTGATTTAAATTGTACATCATCATACACTTTTACATAATCTTCTAATGCAAGAATATAATCTTTTATAAATTTTATATTGGTTCTGTCGGCTTCGTATTTTATTCTTGCAGAATTAATTGGGCGTTGTAATTCGTACATTATCAAACTCTTACCTTCCTCAGATTGTTGAAAAAGAATAACGATATTTTTCTCATATCCAGGAATGAATTTTACAGGAAATTCTTTGTCGGGAACCGGAATTCTGATTGCATTTTCTAAAGGATAAATCGCCGCAGACATCGTTGAAAAAAAAGTTTCAACATATTTGCCATCCTGTTTTTTTACAATGGCTTCGTAATCATGAATGTATTGGTCGTTCAAAGTTGAGTTGGTTTCAACATCTGAAGTGATGATTGCCGTGCTTTCAACACCGTACTTATTAAGAAACCAAGCGTTAAGATACTGCCCGGCAAAGCCATTACCTATGGATAAGGGAATGATAAATATGAGTAGCCATGCTTTCCGAGTGATGATAGATAAAACTCCGAAAAATAAAATAAATATCAATACGGAATAAAAACCATGATGACTAAAGAAAAACAGGATTTTTGATATGACGACCATTTTATTAGTTTTAAAATCAACCTTAAATATAATCATTATTAATTAACAGCCTCTTTCAAAATATGATTAAAAAAGGCAAGAACACTCTTATTATAAAACTTTATTTTTATATTTTTGTCACCGAAATTATTAAAAAGTGAAATCGCAAATTGATTTCATTTGAAAATTAGAAAAAATAAGTATTTAGATATGAAAAAGTTATTAGCAATCGCATTTATCGGAAGTATATTCGCAGTAAGCTGCTCAAAAAAAGCTGACAAATCTTTACAAGACAGCAACATCATGCTAGAAGAGCCTGCAGCAACTACAGTAGTAGATTCTACGGCTAAGAAAACAGATTCTACACCAGCTCCGGTAGCAGCAACACCTGCACCTGCAACAGATTCTACAGCTGCAAAATAATGAAAAAGCTGTTTTTGACAGGATTGATAAGCTTATTTATTGTTTCCTGTTCTAAAAAAGAAGATTCACAAGCTTTATCAACAGATTCTACAGATATTTCTACACCTGTAAATAAAAATATTTCGGGAAAAGATTTAATTGAAGGTTCTGATTGTATGGCTTGTCATAATGCTGTGGAAAGAACGATAGGCCCATCTTATAAAGAAATTGCGGAGAAATACTCTGAAAAAGACATCGAAATCTTGGCTTCAAAAATTATTGAAGGCGGAAGTGGTGTTTGGGGAAGTGTACCTATGCAGCCTCATCCGCAAGTTTCTAAAGATGACGCCAAAAAAATGGTAGAATATATTTTAAGTCAGAAAAAATAAATGACTGCCGAAAAATCAACTCTGCACCCAAGAAATCTGCACAGAAATTCTTATGATTTTGAACTGCTGATTTCTTGTGTGCCTGAATTGAAACATTATGTTTTTATCAATTCTTATGGTACGCCAACGATTAATTTCAGTATTCCTAAAGCTGTCAAACTGTTGAATAAAGCTTTATTGGAGCATTTTTATGGAATTAAAAACTGGGGTATTCCTGACCAGAATTTGTGTCCGCCAATTCCTGGGCGTGCAGATTATATTCATTATCTCGCAGATTTATTGGCAGAAAATTCTAAAGAAATTCCAAAAGGTATTTCCGTAAAAGGGCTCGATATCGGAACCGGAGCCAATTTGGTGTATCCTTTAATTGCTCATCAATCTTACGGTTGGGAAATGTTGGGAACCGATATCAATCAGAAATCTTTAGAAAATGCTCAGAAGATTTTAGGTGATAATCCTGATTTTTCATCCCATATTCAGTTGAAATTTCAACCAGATTCGAATTTTATATTCAAAAATATTCTTTCTCCAGAAAATCGATTCACATTCTCAATGTGCAATCCGCCTTTCCATGATTCTGAAGAATCTGCAATGAAAGGAAATCTCAGGAAGACAAAAAATCTTAAAAAATCAAAGACTCTCAAAACCAATCTCAATTTCGGAGGGCAACAATCTGAGTTGTGGTGCGAAGGTGGTGAACTGGCTTTTATCTCAAAAATGGTTGAAGAAAGCGCAATATACTCATCGCAAATTCTTTGGTTTACATGTTTAGTTTCTAAGCAAGAAAACCTTTCCAAGCTAACTTCACTTTTAAACAAAATAAAAGCTGTTGAGGTGAAAACTATTGACATGGCTCAAGGTCAGAAAATCAGCAGGATTTTAGCTTGGACATTTATTCCTTTATGAGGGAGTTAAGTATGTGAGTATAAGTTGACTTCATTTCTTTATTTTACTAAAAATAAAATTTTAAATAATGTAAATTATTCATATTCAGTTTTTTAATTTAAAATAGTTGGATTGTTTGTTTTTAAGTATAAATTTTTTATTATTCTAAAAAAATGAATAAAATAAATTATATTTGCTTTTATTTTAAAAAAAAACATTATGAAGAAAATTTTATTACTATTAATTGGCGGCTTGTCCTATGCCCAAGTGGGTATTAATACGCAAAATCCAACTGCTACATTTGAAATTGTATCAACAGATAATACAAGTAGTACAAAATCATTAAAAATATCCAATTCAACATTAGCTGAAATGTTCACAGTACAAAATGATGGTAATATTGGTGTTAATAGTCCTTTGAGTGTTTCCAATACGGCTCAGTTTAATGTGAATTCTGGTGCTGTTACAAAATCTGTCTTGAAACTAAATAATATTAGTAATACAAAAGATAGAACGGTAACATCAATTAATTATAATCAATATAGCCCATTGGTGATTGATAATAATGGAAATGTTTTTCAACAATATGATATAAGAACTACAAGTAATGCAGCCGTGACTTTTGATGGTGCATATAACGCCATTGCTTCTGTTACAAAATTAATTGATCTCAATGGTGGAAGTATCGTTCAGTTTCAGGTTTCAACAGATTTTGTTATGGGTAATAATTCTGTATTATATGCTGATATTACTTGGTCTAGAAATGGTGGATTTAGAGTTGCAGCTTTCGGAAATGAAGCTAATACTGGGACTAATGCCCTTACAATTGTAGGTGTTGGAACTAATACATTGACTTTTGATTTTGCGACTGGTGCAGATATGGTCTTTAAGGCTTCTCTGAATGGCTCAACTGGTGCGGGAAATGTTATTGGACAATTGGAGTATCAAACTCAAAATTCGTCATCCGCAGTTCCGTTTAACATTTTTTATAGTTTTAGATCACTTTAAAAATAATTGATATGAAAAAATTCTTTTTTTATTTATTTTTAACAAACATAAATATAATATGCTTTGCTCAACAAGGGAATGTGGGTGTTAATACTGATAACCCTGCTGCTAAACTAGATATTTTAACTAAAGATAATACCGGAACAACCAAAGGATTGCAAATAAATAATTCCTCAGGTTCTGAAGTGCTGACTATTCTAAACAATGGCAATGTAGGTATTAATACGTCTAATCCTTCATCTCAGTTCGAAGTGACTGCTGGTACAAATACAAAGTCTGTGATGAAAATTTTACCTTTGAGTGCTACTAATTTGAAACAAAATTCATCTATTAATTATAATAATTTTTCAGCATTAGGTATTGGTATTAATGGAAATTTATTAGCCAAATCGGATATAAGAAATAATAATGTAAATGCAATTACATTTGATGGTACTTATACAACTGCAGCATCTGGGGCAAATACTACTTTATGTTCTATTAATAGAGGAAGTATTGTGAGGTTTACATTTCATACTGCCTTTTTACAGGGTGCCGCGGGAACGGGGGTTGTAAAATTTGCAGATATACTTTGGTCTGGAGAAACAGGATTTAAGGTAATTTCTTCTGGACATGATTTTGGTAATAATAACCCTAATAATCTTATTATTACGGGATCAGGTACTAATACTTTAACTTTTGATGTTACTTCAGGAGATGATTTTGTTTTTGAAGTAACTGGTGGCAATTTGGTTTATAGACAAGTGAATCCTGCAGGCTCACCAAGATCCGAACAGTTTAGAATTCTTAAAAGCTTTAGAACAAGATAATAGATAATTATTTGAAAATTTATTTTAAAGACAGGGAACCCTGTCTTTTTTTGATGAAAAATACCTAAATTTGTATGCTTTTATAAAAATAAGAAATGCAATTATCAGAACAGGAAATCATTAGAAGAGAAAAGCTGAATAAGCTTGTTGAAATGGGAATCAAGGCATTCCCTGCAGAAGAATACAACGTTACAGATACTACAGAATCTATAAAACAGAATTTTTCTGAAAGTAAACAGGTGAAGATTGCGGGAAGATTGATGTCTCGTAGAATTCAGGGGAAGGCTTCTTTTGCTGAATTGCAGGATTCTACAGGGAAAATTCAGGTGTATTTCAACAGAGATGAAATCTGTACCGGAGAAGATAAAGCTTTATACAACGACGTTTATAAACACCTTTTAGATATCGGTGATATTATCGGTATTGAAGGAGAATTGTTCACAACTCAGGTTGGTGAAATGACTGTTTTGGTAAAAAACTTTACGTTGCTTACCAAATCATTACGTCCGCTTCCGCAGGCAAAAACTGATGAAAATGGAGTCGTGCATGATGCGTTCAACGACCCAGAAATGAGATACAGACAGCGTTATGTAGACTTAACGGTGAACCCACAAGTGAAAGAAATTTTCGTGAAGAGAACAAAATTGTTCAATGCGATGAGAACTTTCTTTAATGATTCAGGTTATTTTGAAGTTGAAACGCCAATCTTACAGTCAATTCCAGGTGGAGCTGCTGCAAGACCGTTTATTACGCATCACAATGCTTTAGACATTCCTTTATATTTAAGAATTGCGAACGAATTGTACCTTAAAAGGTTAATCGTTGGTGGTTTTGACGGAGTTTATGAATTCTCGAAAAACTTCAGAAATGAAGGAATGGACAGAACCCACAATCCTGAATTTACCGCAATGGAAATTTATGTAGCTTACAAAGACTACAATTGGATGATGGATTTTACAGAGAAATTATTAGAATTCTGTGCAACTTCTGTAAACGGAAATTCAGAATCAACTTTCGGTGAGCATACAATCAGCTGGAAAGCTCCTTATCCAAGGGTTTCTATGACAGAAGCGATTCAAAAATATACAGGTTTTGATATTACAGGAAAATCTGAGCAGGAATTGTTTGACTTTGCAAAATCTATCGGTATCGAAGTAAACGAAACGATGGGGAAAGGAAAATTGATTGACGAAATTTTTGGTGAAAAGTGTGAAGGAAACTTCATTCAGCCGACTTTCATTACCGATTATCCAATCGAAATGTCGCCTTTAACTAAAAAGCACAGAAGCCAGGAAGGTCTTACTGAGCGTTTTGAATTGATGGTTTGTGGTAAAGAAATAGCGAATGCTTATTCAGAATTAAATGACCCTATTGACCAAAGAGAGCGTTTTGAAGAGCAATTAAAATTAGCTGAAAAAGGAGACGATGAAGCAACAGGATTTATCGACGAAGATTTTTTGAGAGCTTTAGAATATGGGATGCCACCAACTTCTGGTTTAGGAATCGGAATGGACAGATTAATTATGTTCTTAACCAACAATCCTTCAATTCAGGAAGTATTGTTCTTCCCACAAATGAGACCTGAAAAATTGGTTCCTCAAATCGAATTGGGAGAAGATGAGCATTTGATTCTTGATATTTTGAAATCAGGTGAGCAAATTGCTTTGGCTGAAGTGAAAACGATGAGTAAATTATCCGGTAAAAAATGGGATAAAGCTTCAAAAACTTTAACGAAAGGAAACTTGGTAAAAGTAGAGAAGATCAACGAAGTTGTTTTGATGAAATTGGCTTAAGCTTAATTATCAAATAAAATTATATTTAAATTCCTGAAATTATTTTCAGGAATTTTTTGTTTTCTGAAACAATAATTAAATATTTTTCCGTTGTAAAGAAAACTCAAAACCAGATGAAATACTTTGTTTTGTTCTTTTTAATTTCAACAGGATTGAATGCGCAAATGATGACTTCTGTTTATTTTGTACACAATTCTTACGAACTAAATCTTGAATCTAAACAAAAACTGGATAGTTTAGCACAATTAAGAACCAGCTTAAAATTCAAAATTTTTGGAAATTGTGATCCTTCCGGAATGAATGAATACAATAATAAACTTTCCGGAAACCGTGCAAATACAGTTCGTAATTATCTTCAGAATAAAATTTCAGAAAACATCCAATTAATCAGTGTTGTTGGTTTGGGTGAAGAAAAACAAATCAATGACAACAGTACCGACGAACTGCGTGGAAAAAACCGTAGGGTTGATATTTTTATTGAAAAAGCTTTTGCTTCGGGAGAGAAAATTTCAAGAAATGCTTTGCCCAGTTTTTTAAGTACGGAAGTTTCTCAGATGAAAGTGAAAGATACTTTTGCGCTTCCAAATGTTAATTTTGTTGGAGGCCGTCATGTTTGGCTTCCGAAAGGACAATCTGAAATCGTAAAACTTTTAAAAAATCTGAAAGAAAACCCGACATTAGAAATCGAATTGCAGGGACATATTTGCTGTGATTATGAAAATTTTGATGGTGAAGATTTAGATTTAAAAACATTCAATCTTTCTTTTACCAGAGCCAATGCAATCAAAGAATTTCTATTAAAAAACGGAATTGATTCCAGCAGAATTACAGCAAAAGGACTCGGCCATCTCAATCCTGTTGCGTATCCCGAAGAAACGGAATTGGATAAAACTAAAAATCGCAGAGTAGAAGTTGTTTTGTTGAAGAAATAATGCTTTGAAAATCTAAGATTTATAAAAAATATTTTAAGTCATATATTTTTTATACATTTAAAATGGCTGAAATGGT
Above is a genomic segment from Chryseobacterium mulctrae containing:
- a CDS encoding anthranilate synthase component I family protein; the protein is MFSNTINIKTTSKKTLGDLQTPMNIYLQIRDKFRDTILLESSDAKNIDNNFSFIAVNAIAGIEIKNLHEYEIKFPNENPEKKSLENIEVTQLLNDFSKVFVCEKTNDKIEETAQSLFGYTSFEAVPLFEKISFKPQSKEVEIPILRYRLYQYVIAINHFNDEMHLIENQIDGVKSEMLLLQDLIKNKNALVYPFEKDGYETSNLTDEEYLELVDKAQKHCKRGDVFQLVLSRRFEQKFKGDEFNVYRALRNINPSPYLFFFDYGNYKLFGSSPESQLIIKNNKAIIHPIAGTFKRSGDFEIDLQSAEALKKDPKENAEHTMLVDLARNDLGKKGKNVTVTKLKEIQLFSHVIHMVSEVTAELEENTNPFDIVSDTFPQGTLSGAPKYKALQLINEYEKDSRGYYGGCIGMIGLNGDCNQAIMIRTFLSKNNTLFYQAGAGLVAKSILQNELEEVNNKLNALKKAVEKAERLV
- a CDS encoding c-type cytochrome, producing the protein MKKLFLTGLISLFIVSCSKKEDSQALSTDSTDISTPVNKNISGKDLIEGSDCMACHNAVERTIGPSYKEIAEKYSEKDIEILASKIIEGGSGVWGSVPMQPHPQVSKDDAKKMVEYILSQKK
- the rlmF gene encoding 23S rRNA (adenine(1618)-N(6))-methyltransferase RlmF encodes the protein MTAEKSTLHPRNLHRNSYDFELLISCVPELKHYVFINSYGTPTINFSIPKAVKLLNKALLEHFYGIKNWGIPDQNLCPPIPGRADYIHYLADLLAENSKEIPKGISVKGLDIGTGANLVYPLIAHQSYGWEMLGTDINQKSLENAQKILGDNPDFSSHIQLKFQPDSNFIFKNILSPENRFTFSMCNPPFHDSEESAMKGNLRKTKNLKKSKTLKTNLNFGGQQSELWCEGGELAFISKMVEESAIYSSQILWFTCLVSKQENLSKLTSLLNKIKAVEVKTIDMAQGQKISRILAWTFIPL
- the lysS gene encoding lysine--tRNA ligase, translating into MQLSEQEIIRREKLNKLVEMGIKAFPAEEYNVTDTTESIKQNFSESKQVKIAGRLMSRRIQGKASFAELQDSTGKIQVYFNRDEICTGEDKALYNDVYKHLLDIGDIIGIEGELFTTQVGEMTVLVKNFTLLTKSLRPLPQAKTDENGVVHDAFNDPEMRYRQRYVDLTVNPQVKEIFVKRTKLFNAMRTFFNDSGYFEVETPILQSIPGGAAARPFITHHNALDIPLYLRIANELYLKRLIVGGFDGVYEFSKNFRNEGMDRTHNPEFTAMEIYVAYKDYNWMMDFTEKLLEFCATSVNGNSESTFGEHTISWKAPYPRVSMTEAIQKYTGFDITGKSEQELFDFAKSIGIEVNETMGKGKLIDEIFGEKCEGNFIQPTFITDYPIEMSPLTKKHRSQEGLTERFELMVCGKEIANAYSELNDPIDQRERFEEQLKLAEKGDDEATGFIDEDFLRALEYGMPPTSGLGIGMDRLIMFLTNNPSIQEVLFFPQMRPEKLVPQIELGEDEHLILDILKSGEQIALAEVKTMSKLSGKKWDKASKTLTKGNLVKVEKINEVVLMKLA
- a CDS encoding OmpA family protein; the encoded protein is MKYFVLFFLISTGLNAQMMTSVYFVHNSYELNLESKQKLDSLAQLRTSLKFKIFGNCDPSGMNEYNNKLSGNRANTVRNYLQNKISENIQLISVVGLGEEKQINDNSTDELRGKNRRVDIFIEKAFASGEKISRNALPSFLSTEVSQMKVKDTFALPNVNFVGGRHVWLPKGQSEIVKLLKNLKENPTLEIELQGHICCDYENFDGEDLDLKTFNLSFTRANAIKEFLLKNGIDSSRITAKGLGHLNPVAYPEETELDKTKNRRVEVVLLKK